AAGTGTTCGACATTATATGCAAGTTGGGAGAAGGGTAAGTTTGTAGCAATCCTGCCCCCGTGTAAACTAGTAAACACTCGTTGAGactcgttctttttttttctccagGTCATATGGATCAGTTTACAAAGCTTTGCACAAGGAGAGCGGTCAGGTACTCGCCATCAAACAGGTACCAGTTGACACGGACCTACAGGAGATCATTAAGGAAATATCGATCATGCAGCAGTGTGACTCTCCATACGTTGTCAAGTATTATGGAAGTTACTTTAAGAATACAGATCTATGGGTAAATTTACACGATCATTGTTACCTTCGATCATTGTCATCGTCGTTTTAAAGAAAGATTGATGCATTGTACTTGTCATTCGAATCACCCTTGCAGATCGTGATGGAGTATTGTGGAGCTGGCTCCGTCAGCGATATCATGAGGCTAAGGAAGAAGACGCTTCAGGAGGATGAGATCGCGACGATTCTCAGCGACACCCTCAAAGGACTGGAATACCTGCACCTGAGAAGAAAGATTCACAGAGACATCAAGGCTGGAAATATCCTTCTGAATAACGAGGGCCACGCGAAATTGGCCGATTTCGGTGTGGCGGGTCAATTAACGGTAAGTCGTATTGGCATATTGGCAGGTTGCTGGTGTGTTGACGCGTGACGTGTTGACAGGATACCATGGCGAAACGTAACACGGTCATCGGTACACCATTCTGGATGGCACCCGAGGTCATACAAGAGATCGGCTACGACTGCGTGGCCGACATATGGTCCCTGGGTATAACGGCCCTGGAGATGGCTGAGGGCAAACCACCGTATGGGGACATACATCCGATGAGGGCGATATTCATGATCCCGACTAAACCGCCGCCCAGTTTTAGGGAGCCCGATCAGTGGAGTCCAGAATTTATCGATTTTGTCAGTGGGTGCCTTGTAAAAAATCCCGAAGAGAGAGCCACTGCGACGGAGCTTCTGCAGCACGAGTTCATAGGTGAGCAGGAGCAAAGTTGAGAGACCAAGCTGCAGGCTGGGAAACTCGCTGGTAGTACCTTGTCCATTTCCTCGGTGACGGTTTCAGGTAATGCCAAACAGCCGAGTATCCTGAGCCAAATGATCGCCGAGGCCCACGAGATACGAGAGAAGCAGAGTGTGCATCGAGCGCACGTGATAAACAACGTGGCGATTAAAGCGCAAAATCAGGCGGACGATTCGGTAGCTACTCACCCTAGCGACTAGCTAGCTCCTCGAACGTGATGCACGTATTAATGATCGTTGCTTCTCTTCGTAGGACGAGGACGATTGCAGCGGAACCATGAAACCGTTACC
The Ooceraea biroi isolate clonal line C1 chromosome 12, Obir_v5.4, whole genome shotgun sequence DNA segment above includes these coding regions:
- the LOC105281545 gene encoding serine/threonine-protein kinase 3 isoform X1, producing the protein MSSKSELKKLSEESLTRQPEEVFDIICKLGEGSYGSVYKALHKESGQVLAIKQVPVDTDLQEIIKEISIMQQCDSPYVVKYYGSYFKNTDLWIVMEYCGAGSVSDIMRLRKKTLQEDEIATILSDTLKGLEYLHLRRKIHRDIKAGNILLNNEGHAKLADFGVAGQLTDTMAKRNTVIGTPFWMAPEVIQEIGYDCVADIWSLGITALEMAEGKPPYGDIHPMRAIFMIPTKPPPSFREPDQWSPEFIDFVSGCLVKNPEERATATELLQHEFIGNAKQPSILSQMIAEAHEIREKQSVHRAHVINNVAIKAQNQADDSDEDDCSGTMKPLPEDSRTLVPSHDLPDTGTLVSAVLDLGTMVINSDTDTEATMKRHNTGSVESGKKYRPLFLDHFDKKEAPEIGKGNAQLLGAQNSENAKSELLSPSESQRFQSHLQLQLQNQISHPVLEQPRNNISKFQNVFTERDFDFRNNPVLQLKFLSYEELQQRMASLDAEMEREIDELRKRYQTKRQPILDAMDTKRKRQQNF
- the LOC105281545 gene encoding serine/threonine-protein kinase 3 isoform X2 → MSSKSELKKLSEESLTRQPEEVFDIICKLGEGSYGSVYKALHKESGQVLAIKQVPVDTDLQEIIKEISIMQQCDSPYVVKYYGSYFKNTDLWIVMEYCGAGSVSDIMRLRKKTLQEDEIATILSDTLKGLEYLHLRRKIHRDIKAGNILLNNEGHAKLADFGVAGQLTDTMAKRNTVIGTPFWMAPEVIQEIGYDCVADIWSLGITALEMAEGKPPYGDIHPMRAIFMIPTKPPPSFREPDQWSPEFIDFVSGCLVKNPEERATATELLQHEFIGNAKQPSILSQMIAEAHEIREKQSVHRAHVINNVAIKAQNQADDSDEDDCSGTMKPLPEDSRTLVPSHDLPDTGTLVSAVLDLGTMVINSDTDTEATMKRHNTGSVESGKKYRPLFLDHFDKKEAPEIGKGNAQLLGAQNSENAKSELLSPSESQRFQSHLQLQLQNQISHPVLEQPRNNISKFQNVFTERDFDFLKFLSYEELQQRMASLDAEMEREIDELRKRYQTKRQPILDAMDTKRKRQQNF